In a single window of the Halomicroarcula saliterrae genome:
- a CDS encoding zinc-dependent alcohol dehydrogenase — translation MRALTWHGKHDIRVEDVPRPEIVNPNDAIIEVTATAICGSDLHLYHGRVPSMREGDVLGHEPMGEVVEVGSGVETLDVGDRVVVPFTISCGSCWFCQNDLYSLCDNSNPNAELAREVMGHSPAGLYGYSHMMGGYAGGQAEYLRVPYADVGPVKIESDLSDEQVLFLSDIFPTGHMAAENADIDEHDTVAVWGCGPVGQFAVQSADMLGADRVVAIDRVPERLAMARDHGGAETINYEEEDVYDRLMELTGDRGPDSCIDAVGTDAHGTGVVATSDRVKQRLNLEDDRPTVLREAIRCCRKGGTLSVPGVYVGRADNFPMGPLMNKGITVKTGQTHVQRYLGPLLDQIESGNIDPSFVVTHDAPLEDGPELYETFNDKEDDCIKVVLRP, via the coding sequence ATGAGAGCGCTCACCTGGCACGGCAAACACGACATCCGCGTCGAGGACGTGCCCCGGCCCGAAATCGTCAATCCGAACGACGCCATCATCGAGGTCACGGCGACGGCCATCTGTGGCTCCGACCTCCACCTCTACCACGGACGGGTCCCCTCGATGCGGGAGGGCGACGTACTGGGCCACGAGCCGATGGGCGAGGTGGTCGAGGTCGGCAGCGGGGTCGAGACGCTCGACGTGGGCGACCGCGTCGTCGTCCCCTTCACCATCAGCTGTGGGTCGTGCTGGTTCTGTCAGAACGACCTCTACTCCCTCTGTGACAACTCGAACCCGAACGCCGAGCTCGCCCGCGAGGTGATGGGCCACTCGCCGGCCGGCCTCTACGGCTACTCCCACATGATGGGCGGCTACGCCGGCGGGCAGGCCGAGTACCTGCGGGTCCCGTACGCGGACGTGGGGCCGGTCAAGATAGAATCCGACCTCTCCGACGAGCAAGTCCTGTTCCTCTCGGACATCTTCCCGACGGGACACATGGCCGCCGAGAACGCCGACATCGACGAACACGACACGGTCGCGGTCTGGGGCTGTGGCCCCGTCGGCCAGTTCGCCGTCCAGAGCGCCGACATGCTCGGTGCCGACCGGGTCGTCGCTATCGACCGCGTCCCCGAGCGCCTGGCGATGGCCCGCGACCACGGCGGCGCGGAGACCATCAACTACGAGGAGGAAGACGTCTACGACCGGCTGATGGAGTTGACCGGGGACCGCGGCCCCGACAGCTGCATCGACGCCGTCGGGACCGACGCCCACGGAACGGGCGTCGTGGCGACCTCCGACCGGGTGAAACAGCGGCTGAATCTGGAGGACGACCGCCCGACGGTGCTCCGCGAGGCGATTCGGTGCTGCCGGAAGGGCGGGACGCTCTCGGTCCCCGGCGTCTACGTCGGCCGCGCGGACAACTTCCCGATGGGACCGCTGATGAACAAGGGCATCACGGTCAAGACCGGGCAGACGCACGTCCAGCGCTATCTCGGTCCGCTACTCGACCAGATAGAGTCGGGCAACATCGACCCCTCCTTCGTCGTCACCCACGACGCACCCCTGGAGGACGGACCGGAGCTCTACGAGACGTTCAACGACAAGGAGGACGACTGCATCAAGGTCGTTCTGCGGCCCTGA
- a CDS encoding helix-turn-helix transcriptional regulator: MPDTSPNEFVVTSRVRTAIVQQLAAGPTPTGELLGETAASESAVYDALSSLEERGIAVKSKGTWALTAQGRIVADSVEEWQGTESFLEIDPAYWRTHRADVIPDPFRRRLPELGDYEVYRDGPGEPNRAEQVAVSRMAAAAAPDITTPFYSLNHQVNVPDNPETRMLVTREATDISVQRYREGHREKLEDLPAVQMRLTACQFASVVGDEFVLFGLPTVDADEPTLSDTSATLVSETESAVKWGQELFEYLWERSDPIEPYMVEHHPDVLDSVGE, from the coding sequence ATGCCGGATACCTCACCAAACGAGTTCGTCGTCACCTCGAGGGTCCGGACGGCCATCGTCCAGCAGCTCGCCGCCGGCCCGACCCCGACCGGCGAGCTACTGGGGGAGACAGCCGCGAGCGAATCGGCGGTGTACGACGCGCTCTCGTCGCTCGAGGAGCGCGGTATCGCCGTGAAGAGCAAGGGGACGTGGGCGCTGACCGCACAGGGGCGGATCGTCGCGGACAGCGTCGAAGAGTGGCAGGGCACCGAGTCGTTCCTGGAAATCGACCCGGCCTACTGGCGGACCCACCGCGCCGACGTGATTCCCGACCCCTTCCGTCGCCGGCTCCCCGAACTCGGCGACTACGAGGTCTACCGGGACGGCCCGGGCGAACCCAACCGGGCCGAACAGGTCGCCGTGAGCCGGATGGCCGCTGCGGCGGCCCCTGACATCACGACGCCGTTCTACTCGTTGAACCACCAGGTGAACGTCCCGGACAATCCCGAGACGCGGATGCTCGTCACTCGCGAGGCGACGGACATCAGCGTCCAGCGCTACCGTGAGGGCCACCGCGAGAAGCTGGAGGACCTGCCGGCGGTCCAGATGCGGCTCACGGCGTGTCAGTTCGCATCCGTCGTCGGCGACGAGTTCGTGCTGTTCGGGCTCCCGACGGTGGATGCTGACGAGCCAACGCTCTCGGACACCTCGGCGACGCTGGTCTCCGAGACCGAGTCGGCAGTGAAGTGGGGCCAAGAACTGTTCGAGTACCTCTGGGAGCGGTCGGACCCGATAGAGCCCTACATGGTCGAGCACCACCCCGACGTGCTCGATTCCGTCGGCGAGTAA
- the asd gene encoding aspartate-semialdehyde dehydrogenase, whose translation MSVRVGVLGATGAVGQRLIQLLDPHPEFEIAALTASESSAGKTYREAAKWRVDAPIPTDVAEIEVGATAPEAVPDDVDLIFSSLPSGVGEQVEPEFCEAGYVVSSNSSNGRMDEDVPLTIPEVNADHVDLIEVQRDERGWDGALLKNPNCSTITMVPALEALDRAFDLTDVRVSTLQAVSGAGYSGVSSMEIIDNAIPHIGGEEQKMETESRKLLGSFDGAEVRLHDMDVAASCNRIPTLDGHLENVWADTADDVTAEEAAEAMEAVSGIDLPSSPEQLITVFEEPDRPQPRLDRNTEGGMGVAVGGFRETTDGVQFNCLAHNTMRGAAGASILNGELLDKRGYL comes from the coding sequence ATGTCTGTACGCGTAGGCGTCCTCGGCGCCACAGGGGCAGTCGGACAGCGACTCATCCAGCTACTCGACCCGCACCCGGAGTTCGAGATCGCCGCACTGACCGCGAGCGAATCGAGCGCCGGCAAGACCTACCGGGAGGCCGCCAAGTGGCGCGTCGACGCGCCCATCCCGACCGACGTGGCCGAGATCGAAGTCGGCGCGACGGCCCCCGAGGCCGTTCCCGACGACGTCGACCTCATCTTCTCCTCGCTCCCCTCGGGCGTCGGCGAGCAGGTCGAACCGGAGTTCTGCGAGGCGGGCTACGTCGTCTCCTCGAACTCCTCGAACGGACGGATGGACGAGGACGTCCCCCTCACGATTCCGGAGGTCAACGCCGACCACGTCGACCTCATCGAGGTCCAGCGCGACGAGCGCGGCTGGGACGGTGCCCTCCTGAAGAACCCCAACTGCTCGACCATCACGATGGTGCCGGCGCTGGAAGCGCTCGACCGCGCCTTCGACCTGACCGACGTGCGCGTCTCGACGCTGCAAGCGGTGTCGGGCGCCGGCTACTCGGGCGTCTCCTCGATGGAGATAATCGACAACGCCATCCCGCACATCGGCGGCGAGGAGCAGAAGATGGAGACCGAATCCCGCAAGCTCCTGGGGAGCTTCGACGGCGCCGAGGTCCGGCTGCACGACATGGACGTCGCGGCCTCGTGTAACCGCATCCCGACGCTCGACGGCCACCTGGAGAACGTCTGGGCCGACACGGCCGACGACGTGACCGCCGAGGAAGCGGCCGAGGCGATGGAAGCCGTCTCCGGAATCGACCTCCCCTCCTCGCCCGAACAGCTCATCACGGTGTTCGAAGAGCCCGACCGCCCGCAGCCCCGGCTCGACCGGAACACCGAGGGCGGCATGGGCGTCGCCGTCGGCGGGTTCCGCGAGACCACCGACGGTGTCCAGTTCAACTGCCTCGCCCACAACACGATGCGTGGTGCCGCCGGGGCCTCCATCCTCAACGGCGAACTGCTGGACAAACGCGGTTACCTGTAG
- a CDS encoding NAD(P)/FAD-dependent oxidoreductase: protein MEDVDVAIVGGGPAGSSAAEAAAARGAETVVLEKGVPRADRDGPGPDSTDAAGLLDYWLDLMEYEPDEIPEDIVLSELEGAKFYGPDSELALTETGIDASYDGFGFTFHRAKFDDWLRVRAEDAGADYRVGVNVTGVETELTASPRHTVHLADGEDIRTDYVVLADGPQRTVTGPTLDQFLLDRRMGDIMPSNEANHIAYQEHRRMPEELFDPEFIEFWWGMMPGHTAYPWIFPNDDHVARIGLTMPIGLDIDDFERSEWALLRDDDEGIPRGTQYIERLLERQFPGYELDDFPVVENRGKAKGTETYPISSTRPIESPAGAGIAVTGGAMGATSAFHEGGDHVAVRTGKIAGRLAAEESLESYNSEWQAAIGDEILRNVTFADLVRDWGPRDWDRAFTTANDLMDTRGIKADAALRGGFHGLQLVTQYKYGKFGYRDGRYVQLREADYAI, encoded by the coding sequence ATGGAAGACGTAGACGTGGCCATCGTCGGCGGCGGTCCGGCGGGGTCGTCGGCCGCCGAGGCGGCCGCTGCCCGCGGCGCCGAAACGGTCGTCCTGGAGAAGGGCGTCCCCCGCGCCGACCGCGATGGCCCCGGACCGGATTCGACCGACGCTGCCGGGTTACTGGACTACTGGCTCGACCTGATGGAGTACGAGCCCGACGAGATTCCCGAGGACATCGTCCTCAGCGAGCTGGAGGGGGCGAAGTTCTACGGTCCCGACAGCGAGCTGGCGCTGACCGAGACCGGCATCGACGCCAGCTACGACGGCTTCGGCTTCACGTTCCACCGCGCGAAGTTCGACGACTGGCTCCGCGTGCGGGCCGAGGACGCCGGCGCCGACTACCGTGTCGGGGTCAACGTCACCGGCGTCGAGACGGAGCTCACCGCCTCTCCGCGCCACACCGTCCACCTCGCCGACGGCGAGGACATCCGGACGGACTACGTCGTGCTGGCCGACGGGCCACAGCGGACCGTCACCGGCCCGACGCTGGACCAGTTCCTGCTGGACCGTCGGATGGGCGATATCATGCCCTCGAACGAGGCCAACCACATCGCCTACCAGGAACACCGCCGGATGCCCGAGGAACTGTTCGACCCGGAGTTCATCGAGTTCTGGTGGGGGATGATGCCCGGTCACACCGCCTACCCGTGGATCTTCCCGAACGACGACCACGTGGCCCGAATCGGGCTGACGATGCCCATCGGACTGGACATCGACGACTTCGAGCGGAGCGAGTGGGCGCTCCTGCGCGACGACGACGAGGGTATCCCGCGGGGGACTCAGTACATCGAGCGCTTGCTCGAACGGCAGTTCCCCGGCTACGAGCTCGACGACTTCCCGGTCGTCGAGAACCGTGGGAAAGCAAAGGGCACCGAGACGTACCCCATCTCCTCGACGCGGCCCATCGAGTCGCCGGCCGGCGCCGGCATCGCCGTCACCGGCGGCGCGATGGGCGCGACTTCCGCCTTCCACGAGGGCGGCGACCACGTCGCGGTCCGCACCGGGAAGATAGCGGGCCGGCTGGCCGCCGAGGAGTCCCTGGAGAGCTACAACAGCGAGTGGCAGGCCGCCATCGGCGACGAGATACTCCGGAACGTCACCTTCGCCGACCTCGTCCGCGACTGGGGGCCACGCGACTGGGACCGCGCCTTTACCACCGCGAACGACCTGATGGACACCCGCGGAATCAAGGCCGACGCCGCGCTCAGGGGCGGGTTCCACGGCCTGCAGCTCGTCACCCAGTACAAGTACGGGAAGTTCGGCTACCGCGACGGGCGATACGTCCAGCTTCGGGAAGCGGACTACGCTATCTGA
- a CDS encoding DUF4177 domain-containing protein → MTQFETERWEYETLRAPRGETQKESEDPKKELNELAAEGWRFVETIDYSGGGTKYLVFERAKQSADDGEGPPS, encoded by the coding sequence ATGACCCAGTTCGAGACCGAGCGCTGGGAGTACGAGACGCTCAGAGCGCCCCGCGGAGAAACACAGAAGGAATCGGAGGACCCGAAAAAGGAGCTGAACGAACTCGCCGCCGAGGGGTGGCGGTTCGTCGAGACGATAGACTACTCCGGCGGCGGAACGAAGTACCTCGTGTTCGAGCGGGCGAAGCAGTCGGCTGACGACGGCGAGGGACCGCCGTCGTGA
- a CDS encoding sporulation protein, translating into MFDNVLASVRIGAAEVDTLLETDTVRPGETLPVRVVVDGGKVDQDIEAIELELETRRERDEATDEYDISTHRVTGPFTIEAGEREVFESEIPIHHETPVTTLDAKTNRAKVWIDTDLEIDRAIDADDTDYLQVAPTEPMAAMLEAVERAGHRLSKVTVDTDTIATKDAQAQLPVDQEIEFKPTGSRSYSELELHFIPREEVTHVLLEFDHSIGSENFESMQVYHDDYSVDELRRAFERFA; encoded by the coding sequence ATGTTCGACAACGTGCTCGCGTCCGTTCGAATCGGTGCCGCAGAGGTCGATACATTGCTGGAGACGGACACTGTCCGACCCGGCGAGACGCTCCCGGTGCGGGTCGTCGTCGACGGCGGGAAAGTAGACCAGGACATCGAGGCCATCGAGCTCGAACTCGAGACCCGACGCGAACGGGACGAGGCGACCGACGAATACGACATCTCGACCCACCGCGTTACGGGCCCGTTCACCATCGAAGCGGGCGAGCGGGAGGTCTTCGAGTCGGAGATTCCCATCCACCACGAGACCCCCGTGACGACGCTCGACGCGAAGACGAACCGCGCGAAGGTGTGGATAGACACGGACTTGGAGATAGACCGGGCCATCGACGCCGACGACACGGACTACCTGCAGGTCGCGCCGACCGAGCCGATGGCGGCCATGCTGGAAGCGGTCGAGCGGGCCGGCCACCGGCTCTCGAAGGTCACCGTCGACACCGACACCATCGCCACCAAGGACGCACAGGCCCAGCTCCCGGTCGACCAAGAGATCGAGTTCAAACCGACCGGCAGCCGGTCGTACAGCGAGCTGGAGCTCCACTTCATCCCCCGCGAGGAGGTCACCCACGTCCTGCTCGAGTTCGACCACAGCATCGGCTCCGAGAATTTCGAGTCCATGCAGGTGTACCACGACGACTACTCCGTCGACGAGCTCCGCCGGGCGTTCGAGCGCTTCGCCTGA
- a CDS encoding SDR family NAD(P)-dependent oxidoreductase, with amino-acid sequence MSQLLDGQTTVVTGGASGLGRAISLRFAEHGANVVVADIREDPKEGGEPTHERIAAETDQRAEYVECSVTDYTDLEVAAEAAEELGGLDIWVNNAGVISHIDFLEVTPEDFDHVMDIDLKGVFFGAQAAAKQFLDQETAGTIINMASLAAARTGGDMPLYGPAKAGVQQLTFSLADRFGDEGIRVNCINPGWTETQMLAESPMGEGEEGQRFQEMLLGAIPQGRFGRPEEVANVALFLASDLASYVNGERILVDGGFAHT; translated from the coding sequence ATGAGTCAGCTACTGGACGGCCAGACCACCGTCGTCACGGGGGGCGCCAGCGGCCTCGGGCGGGCCATCTCGCTGAGGTTCGCCGAGCATGGCGCGAACGTGGTCGTCGCCGACATCCGCGAAGACCCGAAGGAGGGCGGCGAGCCGACCCACGAGCGTATCGCGGCCGAGACGGACCAGCGAGCGGAGTACGTCGAGTGTTCGGTGACCGACTACACTGACCTCGAAGTGGCCGCCGAGGCGGCCGAGGAACTGGGTGGTCTGGACATCTGGGTCAACAACGCCGGCGTCATCTCACACATCGACTTTCTCGAGGTCACGCCCGAGGACTTCGACCACGTGATGGACATCGACCTGAAGGGGGTGTTCTTCGGCGCCCAGGCCGCCGCAAAGCAGTTCCTAGACCAGGAGACGGCCGGGACCATCATCAACATGGCCAGTCTCGCGGCGGCCCGCACCGGCGGTGACATGCCGCTCTATGGCCCCGCAAAAGCAGGCGTCCAGCAGCTCACCTTCTCGCTCGCCGACCGCTTCGGCGACGAGGGTATCCGCGTCAACTGCATCAACCCCGGCTGGACCGAGACACAGATGCTCGCCGAGTCACCGATGGGCGAGGGTGAGGAGGGCCAGCGTTTTCAGGAGATGCTGTTGGGGGCGATACCGCAGGGCCGCTTTGGGAGACCAGAGGAGGTGGCCAACGTCGCCCTGTTCCTGGCCAGTGACCTCGCCTCCTACGTCAACGGCGAGCGTATCCTCGTCGACGGCGGGTTCGCACACACGTAG
- a CDS encoding ferredoxin--NADP reductase, whose protein sequence is MTYTATVLDRYPLTPRVSGFRLRVPGHTFDHRPGQHTTVRFDSGDERVVRPYTPTNLPGTEQLTLAIKRYDDGLASSYVHTTRPGDQITIGELEGNLGLADKDRDVAFLATGTGLTPMLAMLRQYVREGTGEATLLFGERDEESLIHRGTLNELAAMHPEVDVAFTLSDPNWEWTGRAGYVQDHLDTLFDDFEETDFYVCGVPGMVVDTTDRLGELGAPDERIHSEGWEQDAAGEG, encoded by the coding sequence ATGACCTACACAGCGACGGTTCTCGACAGGTATCCGCTCACGCCCCGCGTGTCGGGCTTTCGCCTGCGCGTGCCCGGCCACACGTTCGACCACCGGCCCGGCCAGCACACGACTGTCCGGTTCGACTCGGGCGACGAGCGGGTGGTCCGACCGTACACCCCGACGAACCTCCCAGGTACCGAACAGCTCACCCTCGCTATCAAGCGCTACGACGACGGGCTGGCCTCCTCGTACGTGCACACCACCCGCCCGGGCGACCAGATCACCATCGGTGAACTGGAGGGGAATCTGGGACTGGCCGATAAAGACCGCGACGTGGCGTTCCTCGCGACGGGGACCGGACTCACGCCGATGCTCGCGATGCTCCGGCAGTACGTCCGGGAAGGCACCGGCGAGGCGACGCTCCTCTTTGGCGAGCGCGACGAGGAGTCGCTCATCCACCGCGGGACGCTGAACGAACTCGCCGCCATGCACCCGGAAGTCGACGTAGCGTTCACTCTCTCGGACCCCAACTGGGAGTGGACGGGCCGGGCGGGATACGTCCAGGACCACCTCGACACGCTGTTCGACGACTTCGAGGAAACCGACTTCTACGTCTGTGGCGTGCCGGGGATGGTCGTCGACACCACGGACCGGCTCGGCGAACTCGGCGCACCGGACGAGCGCATCCACAGCGAAGGCTGGGAACAGGACGCCGCGGGCGAGGGCTGA
- a CDS encoding SRPBCC family protein encodes MATQHAAREQRDSHRAQSDSGTATDPVMRGVQLVVGTVLLVRGLGQRSVSGTVTALGGAWLVSRGVGGPSGMKRALTGRNDGSSERGAERTAPPETDVHRSITVGQSAEDCYDAWRDPDTFSRVMGHVADVEAVDSDRSRWTVHGPYGQDASWETHVVESEPGELVRWETPTDAVLPNEGSVRFEAAPGDRGTLVTLSVSFDPPGGTLGDRALQQLDIVPEKLAGQALGRFKSLVETGEVPTLEKNPSTRGEGDTV; translated from the coding sequence ATGGCGACACAACACGCTGCACGCGAACAACGGGACAGTCATCGAGCGCAGTCGGACAGCGGAACAGCCACCGACCCGGTGATGCGCGGTGTCCAGCTCGTGGTCGGAACGGTACTGCTCGTCCGTGGCCTCGGACAGCGGTCGGTCAGTGGGACAGTGACGGCACTGGGCGGCGCCTGGCTGGTCTCTCGGGGCGTGGGCGGCCCCTCCGGGATGAAACGGGCGCTCACCGGGCGAAACGACGGGTCCAGTGAACGAGGGGCCGAGCGGACAGCGCCGCCCGAGACAGACGTTCACCGCTCTATTACCGTCGGGCAGTCCGCCGAGGACTGCTACGACGCCTGGCGTGACCCCGACACGTTCTCGCGGGTCATGGGGCACGTCGCCGACGTGGAGGCGGTCGACAGCGACCGGTCCCGGTGGACGGTCCACGGGCCCTACGGACAGGACGCCTCCTGGGAGACCCACGTCGTCGAATCGGAGCCGGGCGAGCTGGTCCGCTGGGAGACGCCGACGGACGCCGTGTTGCCCAACGAAGGGTCGGTCCGCTTCGAGGCCGCACCGGGTGACCGCGGGACCCTGGTGACGCTCTCGGTCAGCTTCGACCCGCCCGGCGGGACGTTGGGGGACAGAGCCCTACAGCAGCTCGATATCGTTCCGGAGAAACTGGCCGGCCAGGCCCTGGGCCGGTTCAAAAGCCTCGTCGAGACCGGTGAGGTCCCGACGCTCGAAAAGAACCCGTCCACGAGAGGAGAGGGGGATACGGTATGA
- a CDS encoding NAD-dependent succinate-semialdehyde dehydrogenase encodes MQSTNPYTTDVLDSYETPTDREVEQAIEAAADRFPEWADRSVQDRCRLVDRAGDLLGERLDEYASLMTREMGKPIEQARAEVEKCAWLCDYYAETAPEQLADEVVGTEADARTLVSYEPVGPVLAIMPWNFPFWQVFRFAVPNLAAGNVGLLKHASNVPGCARAIEDVLHDAGVPESAFQSLLVDSETAADLVGDDRIRGVTLTGSEGAGRAVAERAGSELKKSVLELGGSDPFVVLDDAPVEATAETAVTARTQNNGQSCIAAKRFIVHTDVYDEFVGAFHERLDALTVGDPREESVDVGPLAREDLVADLHDQVTATVDAGATLALGGEPMDREGAFYAPTLLTDVPRDASAATEETFGPAAAVFEVDDEAEALELANDTSFGLGASVWTGDLDRGERIAREFEAGLCFVNEYVQSDPRLPFGGVKNSGYGRELSRHGIREFVNRKSIWVQHGLGGDGGT; translated from the coding sequence ATGCAGAGCACGAACCCGTACACGACGGACGTACTGGACAGCTACGAGACGCCGACGGACCGGGAGGTCGAACAGGCCATCGAGGCGGCCGCCGACCGCTTCCCCGAGTGGGCCGACCGGTCGGTTCAGGACCGCTGCCGTCTCGTCGACCGAGCCGGCGACCTGCTCGGCGAGCGCCTCGATGAGTACGCCTCGCTGATGACCCGCGAGATGGGCAAACCCATCGAGCAGGCCCGCGCGGAGGTCGAGAAGTGCGCGTGGCTGTGTGACTACTACGCCGAAACCGCCCCCGAACAGCTCGCCGACGAGGTCGTCGGCACCGAGGCCGACGCCCGCACGCTCGTGAGCTACGAGCCGGTCGGGCCGGTGCTTGCCATCATGCCGTGGAACTTCCCGTTCTGGCAGGTGTTTCGCTTCGCCGTCCCGAACCTCGCGGCGGGCAACGTGGGCCTGCTGAAACACGCCTCGAACGTCCCCGGCTGTGCGCGGGCCATCGAAGACGTTCTCCACGACGCCGGCGTCCCCGAGAGCGCCTTCCAGTCGTTGCTCGTGGACTCGGAGACGGCCGCCGACCTCGTCGGGGACGATCGGATTCGAGGCGTCACGCTCACCGGGAGCGAGGGGGCCGGCCGCGCCGTCGCCGAGCGGGCCGGAAGCGAGCTGAAAAAGAGCGTCCTCGAACTCGGCGGGTCGGACCCGTTCGTGGTCCTCGACGACGCGCCGGTCGAGGCGACCGCGGAGACGGCCGTGACCGCGCGCACCCAGAACAACGGCCAGTCCTGTATCGCGGCCAAGCGCTTTATCGTCCACACCGACGTCTACGACGAGTTCGTCGGGGCGTTCCACGAGAGGCTCGACGCGCTGACCGTGGGTGACCCGCGCGAGGAGTCGGTCGACGTGGGGCCCCTCGCCCGCGAGGACCTCGTCGCTGACCTCCACGACCAGGTGACCGCGACCGTCGACGCCGGGGCCACGCTGGCGCTGGGCGGCGAGCCGATGGACCGCGAGGGCGCCTTCTACGCGCCCACGCTGCTGACGGACGTACCCCGAGACGCCTCGGCGGCGACCGAAGAGACCTTCGGCCCCGCCGCGGCCGTCTTCGAGGTGGACGACGAGGCCGAAGCGCTCGAACTGGCCAACGACACGAGTTTCGGCCTCGGCGCGAGCGTCTGGACGGGCGACCTCGACCGCGGCGAGCGCATCGCACGGGAGTTCGAGGCCGGCCTCTGTTTCGTCAACGAGTACGTCCAGTCGGACCCGCGGCTGCCCTTCGGCGGCGTGAAAAACTCCGGCTACGGTCGCGAACTCTCCCGCCACGGCATCCGGGAGTTCGTCAATCGCAAGAGTATCTGGGTCCAGCACGGCTTGGGCGGAGACGGGGGGACGTGA
- a CDS encoding D-2-hydroxyacid dehydrogenase has product MPDIVVRRHSVHGMPVDQYASALRERLPDSEVAVARTPNAERDLVADATVVTGSAIDEALLDRADALRLFASTYAGYDHLPLDALRERGVALTTASGVHGPNVAEYVLGAWLSLARGFLRARRQQRERVWQAFQATDFAESRVCVVGLGAIGEAIVARLDGFGVETVAVRHSPEKGAAADEVYGYDEIHEAMADARYVALACPLTDETRGLVDESLLRTMHPETVLVNVARGPVVDTDALVDALRRNYVGGAVLDVTDPEPLPADHPLWDFENVLLTPHNAGHTPEYYERLADIVAENVRRAEENGAWDGLRNQVDL; this is encoded by the coding sequence ATGCCCGACATCGTCGTTCGCCGCCACAGCGTCCACGGGATGCCCGTCGACCAGTACGCGTCGGCGCTGCGCGAGCGCCTCCCCGACAGCGAGGTCGCCGTCGCGCGGACACCGAACGCCGAGCGCGACCTCGTCGCCGACGCGACGGTCGTCACGGGGAGCGCCATCGACGAGGCGCTGCTGGACCGGGCCGACGCCCTCCGTCTGTTCGCCAGCACCTACGCCGGCTACGACCACCTGCCGCTCGATGCGCTCCGTGAGCGCGGCGTCGCGCTGACCACTGCCTCCGGCGTCCACGGCCCGAACGTCGCCGAGTACGTCCTCGGCGCGTGGCTCTCGCTGGCGCGGGGGTTTCTGCGGGCCCGTCGCCAGCAGCGCGAGCGGGTCTGGCAGGCGTTCCAGGCGACCGATTTCGCCGAGAGCCGGGTCTGTGTCGTCGGCCTGGGCGCCATCGGCGAGGCCATCGTCGCCCGGCTGGACGGCTTCGGCGTGGAGACCGTCGCGGTGCGTCACTCCCCGGAGAAGGGGGCGGCCGCCGACGAAGTGTACGGTTACGACGAGATACACGAGGCGATGGCCGACGCCCGCTACGTGGCGCTGGCCTGTCCCCTGACCGACGAGACGCGCGGGCTGGTCGACGAGTCCCTGCTCCGGACGATGCATCCAGAGACCGTCCTCGTCAACGTCGCCCGCGGCCCGGTCGTCGACACCGACGCGCTCGTCGATGCCCTCCGGCGCAACTACGTCGGCGGCGCCGTGCTGGACGTGACCGACCCCGAACCGCTCCCCGCGGACCACCCGCTGTGGGACTTCGAGAACGTTCTGCTCACGCCCCACAACGCCGGCCACACGCCCGAGTACTACGAGCGGCTCGCGGACATCGTCGCGGAGAACGTCCGGCGGGCCGAGGAGAACGGCGCGTGGGACGGCCTGCGGAACCAGGTTGACCTGTAG